Below is a genomic region from candidate division KSB1 bacterium.
CACAGCCATCGTTTCACCGACAGCTCGTCCAACGCCCAGCAAAGCCGCAGCCAATAGCCCATTTCGAGCAGCGGGCAAGAGCACACGATAGATCAATTGCCAGCGGGTTGCCCCCAAGGCAATGCCAGCTTCGCGATAATCGTCTGGAACTGCTTTCAGGGCATCTTCGCCAATAGAGACGATAATCGGGACGCTCATCAGAGCCAGGATTACACCACCGTTGAGCACTGTAAGCCCTATGGGTGCATGAAATAGTTTGATAATGATTGGGTTCATCACCGTCAGTCCAATAAAGCCCCACACGACAGACGGGATGGCAGCCAGTAATTCAATAATGATTTTCAACGATTCCCTCAGTCTCGGTGAGCAGAATTCAGATATAAAAATAGCGGTTCCTAAACCAAAGGGAACCGCTATGATCATCGCCAATGCGGTGACACTAACAGTGCCTGCGATGAGTGCCAGCACACCATATCGAACGTTGGTTTGCGACGTGGGGTACCACTCGGGGCTGGTGAAGAATTCGATCGGATCAAATCCATGGAAGAGAAAACCTGCCCCTTCTCGAAACACAAAGAAAAAAATCCCAAACACAAAGAGTATCGCACTCACCCCACACAGCCAGATGATGCGCTCGATTGCGAATTCAAGAATATGCTCAAAGCGACGCCAAATTATCATCGATTGATTTCACCTGCTTGTTTCAGTTTGACCCCCTTCTGAATAAAGAACTAAAGGAACAAAGCCGTTTTCAACCACTACTTTTTGTCCCTGAGGAGAAAGAATCCAATCAATGTATTGTTTGACCGCTCCAGTTGGGGGCCCCAATGTATACATGAACAACGGTCGTGCGATCGGATATTGCTGAGATATGGTATTTTCAATGGTAGGAGCGTAGGCTGGGTCGCCAGCTCGCTTGGCGATTTTCAGCATTTTAACGTTTGGGGTCGCATATCCCATGCCGCTGTAACCAATGGCACCGGGAGTTCTGGAGATCAATTCGACCACGTCCTTGGAGCCATGCAGATCCAGTGTGCCGAGCCGAAAGTCACCTTTCCGTCCCAAAACCGCTTCGCGAAAATAATGATATGTACCTGAGTTCGATTGACGGCTCACCAGAATGATTTTATCCTTCCCGCCTTTCGGCAATGTGACAGACA
It encodes:
- the pstC gene encoding phosphate ABC transporter permease subunit PstC; this translates as MIIWRRFEHILEFAIERIIWLCGVSAILFVFGIFFFVFREGAGFLFHGFDPIEFFTSPEWYPTSQTNVRYGVLALIAGTVSVTALAMIIAVPFGLGTAIFISEFCSPRLRESLKIIIELLAAIPSVVWGFIGLTVMNPIIIKLFHAPIGLTVLNGGVILALMSVPIIVSIGEDALKAVPDDYREAGIALGATRWQLIYRVLLPAARNGLLAAALLGVGRAVGETMAVLMATGHSVRIPTSILDSVRTLTATIAAELGEAPVHSEHYQVLFIIGILLFSITFIINLTADLIIKGIRNR